Part of the Solwaraspora sp. WMMA2065 genome is shown below.
GCCACGTACCCCTACCCCCAACGCTTGCCACCCGACACCCACCGGGTTGGGTGTCACCGCCTTCAGCGTAGTAGGTAGGCTTGGCGTAGCCGGGCCCCAGACCCGACAAAGGTCCCCGTACTCCAACCGGTAGAGAGACGGAGCTCAAACCTCCGACAGTGTGGGTTCGAATCCCACCGGGGGCACCACCCAGCTAGGCGCGGCCCTTCGGTCCGGTGGGCCGGACTCGATATCAGCGCTGTCCCGCCGTTGGCCCGTGGCTTCCGCTGCGCAGCATCGGCGGATACAGCACGGTCGCCCCACCGGCACGGTAGAGCGCGGCGGGCCGGCCCACGTCGGTCACCCGGCGATGGCCGGTAGGAACGAGAAAGTCGTCGGCGTTGACCACCTTGCGGTGGAAGTTGCGGGGATCGATACCCATCCCCCACACCACCTCGTACACCCGCCGCAGCTCGGTGATGGTGAAGGTCGGCGGGCAGAACGCCGTCGCCAGGGTCGTGTACTCCAGTTTGGCGCGGGCCCGTTCGACTCCGTCGGCCAGGATCGTGGCGTGGTCGAAGGCGAGGTCGTCCGAGCCGAGCTCGTCGACCGGCGACCACCTTGCGTGTCGCGCGTCGGTGCCGGCCGCCGGCAGCGGCAGGTCCGGAGCGAGCGCGAGGTACGCGATGCTGACCACCCGGCCTCGCGGATCGCGCCCGGGCTCGGTATAGCTGTACAGCTGTTCGAGGTGGAGGGCGCGGCCGTCGATCCCGGTCTCCTCGGCGAGCTCCCGCAGGGCGGCGGCACCGGAGTCCTCATTGGCGCCGACGAACCCTCCAGGTAGGGCGGTCCTGCCCAGAAAGGGCTGCTTGCCTCGTTCGATCAGCAGCACGTGCAACCGCTCGTCCCGCACGGTCAACACGACCAGGTCAACCGTCAGTGACACCAGGGTCACTACTCCTCGACCGTTCACGGCCCGAGTGTATCCAATCGTCACCTTGACGATAACCGATTGCCCACTTACGCTTGGTAACTGATATCGTCAGCCTGACGATATCTATCGGCTACCTGTGACGACCCGGTCCCGCCCGGTCGTCGTTCAACCGCGATCCGATTTCAGCACCCTCCCCGGAGGTCGCCCTCATGACCGATCAGATCTCCCCCGTGCCGCCGCAGCGGCCGCCCACGCCGCAGCCGGCCACACCGCAACCGCCGACGCCGACGGTGGCGGTGGCGGTGGCGGTGGCGCCCACCTCAGCTACCCGACACCTTGTCGTCGGCGCGTACCTCGACGAGCGGTTCTGCCGGGCCGCGCTACGGGAGGTGTACGACCAGCCGACCCGGGCGGTGGCACCGTCCTACGGGTTCGACCTCGGCACCGTGCTCGGGCACTGCCGACAGGCCGGGCGCATCCTCACCATCCGGGACTCCGTCATCGTCGGAGTGCTGCTCCTCAGCCTCTGCATCGGAGGGTTCGGCATCCTGGCGACCGGCATGCTGCTCGGCGCCGTGCAGTCGGTTGTCTCGACAATCCGGTTGGTGCGCGACTCGCTGCACCGGACAGCCGTCGACGAGTCGCGACGGCTGAGCCGGATCGTTGGCTCCGCCGCCGCGAGTCTGGTCAGCATCGGCGCGTTCTGGCTGTTCCTGGCCCTGCTCTTCGGCTCCGCCAGCCTCCTGGTGACCAGTCAGGCGTTCCAAGGCGAAGACCCCGTCACGAGCTTGTTGGTAGTCGTCCATATCGGAGCCGTGATGGCTTTGTGCGCTGCGTTCGGGCCCACCGTGGTC
Proteins encoded:
- a CDS encoding NUDIX domain-containing protein, with the protein product MSLTVDLVVLTVRDERLHVLLIERGKQPFLGRTALPGGFVGANEDSGAAALRELAEETGIDGRALHLEQLYSYTEPGRDPRGRVVSIAYLALAPDLPLPAAGTDARHARWSPVDELGSDDLAFDHATILADGVERARAKLEYTTLATAFCPPTFTITELRRVYEVVWGMGIDPRNFHRKVVNADDFLVPTGHRRVTDVGRPAALYRAGGATVLYPPMLRSGSHGPTAGQR